In the Salmo trutta chromosome 13, fSalTru1.1, whole genome shotgun sequence genome, TTACGTACACTATTTACTGGGTGGAGCCTTGGAATAATGTTCCCTATGGTCATGTGCTGCATCGACATAGAGGATGGCGTGAGTGGGACCAGGGATGGTTTCTCTGTGGGGTCCCTGGGTTGAGGACCTTCATTGAAATCCTCCTGGTCATCCTCTCTCTGCCGCTTAATCTTCTTGGCCTTTATGTAGTTCTTACACTCAAGCCTTCTCTTCCTGTCACCTGACTCCCAGTTACGGCTGCCATTGGATCGCTGACCATGTTCCAAGGTCATTGTCTGAGGAACAGacttgtcttcagcaggtgaacTGTCATGAGTCCCTGCAGCATTGTGACCTTGGTGTTTCTCCACTATGTACTGTTtctcctccatcttctctctGGGTAGGGGTAGCTGCTGTCCCCATTCCCTCTCCCTGAGTGTGTCCCTGTCCTGAGGTTCCCTGATTGAATCTCTTCCGGGTTGTTCAGGTTCTGTAGAGCGTTCAGGTTGACATACAGAGGACGGGGGTGTCTTCTGCTGCCTGCTCCACCACTCAGGAGTTCCTCCTACTTCTCCACTTGGTGCATTTAGATTGTCTTTGTGATAGATCATGGGATAGTCTGTTTTTAAGAGGAGGAAAAATAAGCAGGTCAAAAAAATGTGTGAGCTTAAATGCAATTCTCCTTTATGATTATATTGTCTTTAACATAACATAATACTAAACCAACACTGAAGGGAGACTGAAGGTGCTACTCACTTAGTGCTAGGTTTGGCAGTCCACCGAAGGTTGTGAGGCTCAGTGATCCCAAACCTCCAAATAAAGGATGCCTACTGTGTGACTCTGGAGCAGGAGAATAATGGAAAAACGCTATGTTGAGTAATTTCTCTCTGTTAGACACAGTACTATAGTAAGACAAGTCATATTTTTAAGGAGGTTTAATCTTTGGTCCCTTTCCTCACCTGGGTTAGAGAGTGGGGTGGAGTACTGAATAAGGTCCCGCTGATGGGGGATGGCTTGAATCAGGTCAGAACCAGGAGGCTGAGTTAGAAACTCCGGTTTGACACCGAAGTTGATTGCATATGCGTCCACTTGCATCTTCTGCTGAGAAATGGAAGGACAGACAGAAAAATAGCTTCAGTTATAATGTTTGGTTTGGATACAAATAATATTTATTAGGTTTCATACACATTTTAGTGGATGTTCAACATGTTTTCATACCTTCACTCTCAGCTTATGGTGGTGGATCTGCCATGCGATGCGGACATGCATTGTATTCCACCTTCCTGGTCTCTGAGAGAACAAATAGTTCAATAGGTCAGAATAGAAACAGAACTCAAAACACTTTCCAAATAAGAACATTTTGGCAATATATGTAGATTTAAAATTAAATTGCAAATAATCAAAAGGATACTCACTCTTGGATCCTTCTGTAGCAGCTTGTGTGACCCAGTCCAAGGTCTAGGTGCCATGTCTAGAACGTTTGATGTCTGACAAAGACAAGGAAATGTAGACTGTTGATCACACACTAGTAACTCATGACacacagtggaggctcctcagaggaggaaggggaggatcaTCCTCCTTAGTGAATTTCagaataaaaacaatttaaaaagtgaaacattaaaaaaggtaTCCCTTTtagatatacaaaatatatttgtgtcaccaaataatttattaaaacacactgttttgcaatgaaggtctacagtagcctcagcagcactctggctacaccatggtgtagccagaggacagctagcttctgtcctcctctgggtacattgacttcaataccaaacctaggaggctcatggctCTCACCCCCTTCCAAACACttacaccacaggaggctgctgaggggagaacggctcgtaatgatggctggaatggagcaaatgggatggcatcaaacacctgcaaaccatgtgtttgatttatttgataccattccacttactctgctccagtcattaccacaagcccgttctccctAATTACGgtgccatcaacctcctgtgacttacacagtaattatgacaacttccggaagacgtcctccaacctatcagagctcttgcagcatgaactgacatgttgtccacccaatcaaaggatcagatagtGAATCTAGTACGGAAAGtttcagctagctagcactgcagtgcataacatgttttgagtagttgactcaaagagatagaaacacaatagtttaacagttttgaacaaattaatttcttacaAAATCAAGGAGAACCAAGAGAGAGGGTGatagctatactgaacaaaaataaaaacgcaacatgcaacaatttctatgattttactgagttacagttcatataaggaaatcagtctatttaaataaattcattaggccctaatctatgcatttcacatgattgggcatgggtgcagccatggggggggggggggctaggagggcataggcccacccacttaggAGCCAGGCCTACCCACTGGAGAGCCAAGCCCAGCCAAtccagaatgagtttttccccacaaaagggcttattacagacataaatactcatcattttcatcagctgtcagggtggctggtctcaaacaATCCTGTAGGTGAAGTaggtggatgtggaggtcctgggctggcgtggttacagcTGGTCTGCGGTTGGGAGGCCAGTTGAAAAGTTTGTCCAATTCCTCTAAAATGACGTTgatggtggcttatggtagagaaattaacattaaattctctggcaacagctctggtggacattcctgcagtcagcatgccaattgcacattttagagtggcctttaactGTCCCcggcacaagatgcacctgtgtaatgatcatgctgtttaatcagcttcttcatatgcctcacctgtcaggtggatggatgatcttggcaaaggagaaatgctcactaacatggatgaaACAAATTTGTGCGCACAATTTTAGAGAAAGACGCTTTTTGTGCGTGtagaacatttctggggtcttatttcagctcatgaaaccaacactttacatgttgggtttatatttttgttaagtaaaCATTTcgtagtatatatacagtaccagtcaaaagtttgggcacacctgctcattcaagggtttttctttatttttactattttctacattgtagaattatagtgaagacgtcaaaactatgaaataacacatatggaatcatgtagtaaccaaaaaacagtgaaacaaatcaaaatatattttatatttgagattcttcaaagtaatcaccctttgccttgatgacagctttgcacactcttgacattctctcaaccagcttcatgaggtagtcacctggaatgcatttcaattaacaggtgtttctttccttcttaatgcatttgagccaatcagttgtgctgtgacaaggaagggtttgtatacagaagatagccctatttggtaaaagaccaaatccatattagggcaagaacagctcagataagcaaagagaaatgacagtccatcattactttaagacatgaaggtcagtcaatgtggaaaatttcaagaactttgaaagtttcttcaagtgcagttgcaaaaacaatcaagcactatgatgaaactggctctcatgaggactgccacaggaaaggaagacccagagttacctctgctgaggAAGATAAGTTcgttagttaccagcctcagaaatcgacaattaactgcacctcagattgcagcccaaataaatgtgtcagagttcaagtaacagacacatctcaacatcaactgttcagaggagactgcgtgtatcaggccttcatggtcaaattgctgcaaagaaaccactactgaaggacaccaaaaagaagagacttgcctgggccaagaaacacgagcaatggacattagacggggggaaatctgtcctttggtctgatgagtccaaattttttgATTTTtcgttccaaccaccgtgtctttgtgagacagagtaggtgaacagttgatctacgcatgtgtggttcccagtgTTTAGCattgaggaggtgtgatggtgctttgctggtgacactcagtgatttatttagaattcaaggcacacttaaccagcatgtctaccacagcattctgcagcgatacgccatcccatctggtttgtgcttactGGTAAtcatgtttttcaacaggaaaatgacccaaaacacacctccaggctgtgtaagggatatttgaacaggaaggagagtgatggagtgctgcatcagatgacctggcctccacaatcacccgatctcaacccaattgagatggttgggaatgagttggacagcagagtgaaggaaaagcagccaacaagtgctcagcatatgtaggaactcctttaagactgttggaaaagcattccaggtgactacctcatgaagctggttgagagaatgctaagagtttgcaaagctttcatcaaggcaaagggtggctactttgaagaatctcaaatatattttgatttgtttaacacttttttggttactacatgattctgtgttatttcatagttttgatgtcttcactattactctacaatttagaaaatagtacaaataattgTTACGtaacaaccttattctaaaattgataattgTTTTTCCCATCAATCTAtatacaataccacataatgacaaagctaacaggtttgtagaaattgttgccaatttattaaaaataaactgaaatatcacatttacataagtattcagactcagtactttgtgaagcgcctttggcagcgatcacagcctcgagtcttcttgggtatgaccctacaagcttggcacacctgtatttagggagttt is a window encoding:
- the LOC115206829 gene encoding autism susceptibility gene 2 protein-like codes for the protein MAPRPWTGSHKLLQKDPRRPGRWNTMHVRIAWQIHHHKLRVKQKMQVDAYAINFGVKPEFLTQPPGSDLIQAIPHQRDLIQYSTPLSNPESHSRHPLFGGLGSLSLTTFGGLPNLALNYPMIYHKDNLNAPSGEVGGTPEWWSRQQKTPPSSVCQPERSTEPEQPGRDSIREPQDRDTLREREWGQQLPLPREKMEEKQYIVEKHQGHNAAGTHDSSPAEDKSVPQTMTLEHGQRSNGSRNWESGDRKRRLECKNYIKAKKIKRQREDDQEDFNEGPQPRDPTEKPSLVPLTPSSMSMQHMTIGNIIPRLHPVNSVRNLARTQVGTPNMRLIPYHALPWDTPRDPLWDVYRGMDLPVSSCQELVIRADPLHGVVGARLLEAADCSYRDPHHSFPHPPHHSSLVLKQQERAYLMERERLHLRREEYYQHSLYSATMGDHLPHPSLLTSNYSRTTS